In Solidesulfovibrio sp., a single window of DNA contains:
- a CDS encoding PAS domain S-box protein, producing the protein MIHGLGQRAKLVVLALLAASVLVVPASWLLWHVEARRFDENRRAEISSHLGDIRLSLRAALDARLAFLRAIAAFAASDPGASPQAFAAFAASLVEGVPGIRSLQLARDGVVSHVFPETGNDGILGLDLVRGLPSAQRKDLLDALRYGRAVVTPPVDLLQGGQGLIAREPVFPAGPGPKPARLWGLATVIIDAGTFFGDLRLASDGSLRLAIREQSGDDSRNALVFGDPAVFDTDPETATMPVPGGDWLLAAAPSGGWSGSPPRPSLVAAAGCTWLALGAVFFVFLSWPARLSRAVSRATAALDTANADLERTVAARTAALTEANTALRLGEARYRAFIDATRDMAFIKDAGLRYVVVNRLLAEFFGRTPGEVTGRTDYELVPAVLAARCHESDLAARDGGEVVTLRETVDERTLEVRKFPVPLDGGVMGVGGYIRDISDRLAAERALRQSEEALRLLWAAVDQSPASIVITDPQGVIEYVNPHFSILTGYTPEEARGLTPRVLKSGVHPEAFYREMWETLVAGRIWRGELCNRKKNGDLYWEDSSISPVRDDAGVITHFVAVKEDITDRRQREDRLRLLMSEFEAIFNASSVGIVHLGADERVVRANRRFGELFGLDPEDLAGRALADIHDGSTRLEVLRRELLAKVAAGGAVQAEERLRTSAGRTFWCSLHGRRIDPDSPASGSIWIFDDVSARKELEAVREDVERIMRHDLKAPLNSIVNLPGLVMAVGEVNEEQQEMLAEIERAGHVMLEQIELSLDLYRMETATYVLTAQRVDMARIVSGVAEMLAKTARARGVAVSVEAEGPVFALGDALLCQTIAANLLKNAIEAEPPGSAVTVRVAGQGERVVFTVANPAMVPEDIAPVFFEKYTTGGKKGGSGLGAYSARLMTLCQHGAIRMETSPETGTLVEVSLPMG; encoded by the coding sequence ATGATCCATGGCCTCGGACAAAGGGCCAAGCTGGTGGTGTTGGCCTTGTTGGCGGCCTCGGTGCTCGTCGTGCCCGCTTCGTGGTTGTTGTGGCACGTCGAGGCCCGGCGTTTCGACGAAAACCGCCGCGCCGAAATCAGTTCTCATCTCGGCGACATCCGGCTGTCCCTGCGGGCGGCCCTGGACGCCCGCCTGGCGTTCCTGCGGGCCATCGCCGCCTTCGCCGCCAGCGACCCCGGGGCGAGCCCGCAAGCCTTCGCCGCCTTTGCCGCGAGTCTCGTCGAGGGCGTGCCGGGCATCCGCTCCCTGCAACTGGCCCGGGACGGCGTGGTCAGCCACGTCTTTCCGGAAACGGGCAACGACGGCATTCTCGGCCTGGACCTGGTCCGGGGCCTGCCGTCCGCCCAGCGCAAGGACCTGCTCGACGCCCTCCGATACGGTCGCGCCGTGGTCACCCCTCCCGTGGACCTGCTCCAGGGCGGCCAAGGGCTGATCGCCCGGGAGCCGGTCTTCCCGGCCGGGCCGGGGCCGAAACCGGCCCGGCTGTGGGGGCTGGCCACGGTCATCATCGATGCCGGCACGTTTTTCGGCGACCTGCGCCTGGCTTCGGACGGCTCCTTGCGCCTGGCCATCCGGGAACAGTCCGGCGACGATTCCCGGAACGCGCTGGTCTTCGGCGACCCGGCGGTTTTCGACACCGATCCGGAAACGGCCACCATGCCCGTACCGGGCGGGGACTGGCTGCTGGCCGCGGCGCCGTCCGGCGGCTGGTCGGGGTCGCCGCCCCGGCCGAGCCTCGTGGCGGCGGCGGGCTGCACCTGGCTGGCCCTGGGGGCGGTTTTTTTCGTGTTCCTGTCCTGGCCGGCGCGTCTGTCCCGGGCCGTGTCCCGGGCCACGGCCGCCCTGGACACGGCCAACGCCGACCTGGAACGCACGGTGGCGGCGCGCACGGCGGCGCTGACCGAGGCCAACACGGCCTTGCGCCTGGGGGAAGCCCGCTATCGGGCCTTCATCGACGCCACGCGGGACATGGCCTTCATCAAGGACGCCGGGCTGCGCTATGTCGTCGTCAACAGGCTGCTGGCGGAGTTTTTCGGCAGGACGCCCGGCGAGGTGACCGGGCGCACGGACTACGAGCTCGTGCCGGCCGTCCTGGCCGCCCGTTGCCACGAGTCCGACCTGGCCGCTCGGGATGGCGGCGAGGTGGTCACGCTACGCGAAACCGTGGACGAGCGAACCCTTGAGGTGCGCAAGTTCCCGGTGCCCCTGGACGGGGGGGTGATGGGCGTGGGCGGCTACATCCGGGACATCTCGGACAGGCTGGCCGCCGAGCGGGCCCTGCGCCAAAGCGAGGAGGCCCTGCGCCTGTTGTGGGCGGCCGTGGACCAGTCGCCGGCCTCCATCGTCATCACCGACCCCCAGGGCGTCATCGAATACGTCAACCCGCATTTTTCCATCCTGACCGGCTACACGCCCGAGGAGGCCAGGGGCCTGACCCCCCGGGTGCTCAAAAGCGGCGTCCACCCCGAGGCCTTCTACCGGGAGATGTGGGAGACGCTCGTCGCCGGGCGCATCTGGCGTGGAGAGCTTTGCAACCGCAAGAAAAACGGGGACCTGTACTGGGAGGACTCCTCCATCTCGCCCGTGCGCGACGATGCCGGGGTCATCACCCATTTCGTGGCCGTCAAGGAGGATATCACCGACCGGAGGCAACGCGAGGACCGGCTGCGGCTTTTGATGAGCGAGTTCGAGGCCATCTTCAACGCTTCCTCGGTGGGCATCGTGCATCTGGGCGCCGACGAACGCGTGGTGCGGGCCAATCGTCGGTTTGGGGAACTCTTCGGCCTCGACCCCGAGGATTTGGCCGGCCGGGCGCTTGCGGACATCCACGACGGATCGACGCGGCTGGAGGTGTTGCGCCGCGAACTGTTGGCCAAGGTGGCGGCGGGGGGGGCGGTGCAGGCCGAGGAACGGCTGCGCACCTCGGCGGGCCGGACGTTTTGGTGTTCCCTCCACGGCCGGCGTATCGATCCGGACAGCCCGGCCTCGGGTTCCATCTGGATCTTCGACGACGTGTCGGCCCGGAAGGAGCTGGAGGCGGTGCGCGAGGACGTGGAGCGCATCATGCGCCACGACCTCAAGGCGCCGCTCAACAGCATCGTCAACCTGCCCGGGCTCGTCATGGCCGTGGGCGAAGTCAACGAAGAGCAGCAGGAGATGCTGGCCGAGATCGAGCGGGCCGGCCATGTCATGCTGGAGCAGATCGAGTTGTCGCTCGACCTCTACAGGATGGAGACCGCAACGTACGTGCTCACCGCCCAGCGGGTGGATATGGCCCGTATCGTGTCGGGCGTGGCGGAGATGCTGGCCAAGACGGCCCGGGCCAGGGGCGTCGCCGTTTCCGTCGAAGCCGAAGGCCCGGTGTTCGCCCTGGGCGACGCGCTGTTGTGCCAGACCATCGCCGCCAACCTGCTGAAAAACGCCATCGAGGCCGAACCGCCCGGCAGCGCCGTGACCGTCCGCGTGGCCGGCCAGGGGGAGCGGGTGGTTTTCACCGTGGCCAACCCGGCCATGGTGCCCGAGGACATCGCCCCGGTGTTTTTCGAGAAATACACCACCGGCGGCAAGAAGGGCGGCAGCGGCCTGGGGGCCTATTCGGCCAGACTCATGACGCTTTGCCAGCACGGCGCCATCCGCATGGAGACGAGCCCCGAAACGGGCACCCTGGTCGAGGTGTCCCTGCCCATGGGCTGA
- a CDS encoding lytic murein transglycosylase — MGAKPFFRPALAALAMICLLWLAGPRPAPAAPAADPGWRPLVDRLAAEGLDRPMLDRLFAPGAMDYSPEIMARKVDAMVKKEFEPRPKPSRKTLEQSNYRHLLAPAVIAEAARFVRQHRAAFDMAKRDFGPPPELVAAFLVVETRLGAYLGDRDALSVLASLARASRLEDIAPSMRSLTGGQERRDFAAAAAADRAEWAFRELTALLRYAGAKNRQPGTIPGSIYGAIGICQFMPSNALRYGIDADGDGVVDLFCPTDAIVSVASYLRGHGWKPGMTGEETRAVVYAYNHSDLYVLAVLAVADRIKAQLEGDGPAKRPGGAGKAAR; from the coding sequence ATGGGCGCAAAACCCTTTTTCCGGCCGGCCCTGGCGGCGTTGGCCATGATTTGCCTGCTTTGGCTGGCCGGCCCCCGGCCCGCCCCGGCGGCGCCGGCCGCGGATCCGGGCTGGCGTCCCCTGGTGGACCGACTGGCCGCCGAGGGGCTGGACCGTCCCATGCTGGACCGCCTGTTCGCCCCGGGCGCCATGGACTATTCCCCGGAAATCATGGCCCGCAAGGTCGACGCCATGGTGAAAAAGGAATTCGAACCGCGCCCGAAACCCAGCCGCAAGACCCTGGAGCAAAGCAATTACCGCCACCTGCTCGCCCCGGCGGTCATTGCCGAGGCCGCGCGCTTCGTACGGCAACACCGGGCCGCCTTCGACATGGCGAAACGCGACTTCGGCCCGCCCCCGGAACTGGTGGCCGCCTTTCTGGTGGTCGAGACCCGGCTTGGCGCCTACCTCGGCGACCGCGATGCCCTAAGCGTCCTGGCGAGCCTGGCCCGGGCCTCGCGCCTGGAGGACATCGCGCCCTCCATGCGCAGCCTGACCGGCGGGCAGGAGCGGCGCGACTTCGCCGCCGCCGCCGCCGCCGACCGGGCCGAGTGGGCCTTTCGCGAACTGACGGCGCTCTTGCGCTACGCCGGCGCCAAAAACCGCCAGCCCGGCACCATCCCGGGCTCCATCTACGGCGCCATCGGCATCTGCCAGTTCATGCCGTCCAACGCCCTGCGCTACGGCATCGACGCCGACGGCGACGGCGTGGTGGACCTGTTCTGCCCGACCGACGCCATCGTCAGCGTGGCCAGCTACCTGCGCGGCCACGGCTGGAAGCCCGGCATGACCGGGGAAGAGACCCGGGCCGTGGTCTATGCCTACAACCACAGCGACCTCTACGTGCTGGCCGTGCTGGCCGTGGCCGATCGGATCAAGGCCCAACTGGAAGGGGACGGGCCGGCCAAACGCCCGGGCGGCGCCGGGAAGGCGGCCCGGTGA
- a CDS encoding sigma-54 dependent transcriptional regulator: MGNVLIIDDDQSIRDALARVVTRLGHVPDTAATLAEGLRRAGDRDVDVVFLDVRMPDGNGLDAIGDIRRAPSSPEVIVITGWGDPDGAERAMRQGAWDYIEKPPTVKTMTTPLVSAMEHRRQGRAAREAGGPFCFAGISGGNPKRTHCLEQAAKAAPSDVNVLLTGPTGVGKELVARAIHDNSPRRNKAFVVVDCAALPSGIVESVLFGSEKGVYTGADRRREGVLLKAHEGTLFLDEVAEMPLSVQKAFLRVLQERRVRPVGGLEEALCHFRLVAATNQDLAAMAAEGLFREDLLFRLQGVGIELPPLSGHAEDILEFAAHFAGEAARRVGLSVRPFSEDFSRALLAYPWPGNVRELKNTLEGAVALAGGDDVLLPVHLPLHIRVCAARNRVAGRGGARDDAAGEGTWLALDNLPRFRDFRDLGEARYLRALSDRFSGDVGRMLEVSGLSRSRLYALLKKHGIAAVRAS, from the coding sequence GTGGGCAACGTGCTCATCATCGACGACGACCAAAGCATACGCGATGCCCTGGCCCGGGTGGTGACCCGCCTGGGCCATGTGCCGGACACCGCCGCCACCCTGGCCGAGGGCCTGCGCCGGGCCGGGGACCGGGACGTGGACGTGGTCTTCCTCGACGTGCGCATGCCCGACGGCAACGGCCTCGACGCCATCGGCGACATCCGGCGGGCGCCCTCGAGCCCCGAGGTCATCGTGATCACCGGCTGGGGCGACCCGGACGGGGCCGAACGGGCCATGCGGCAGGGGGCCTGGGACTATATCGAGAAGCCGCCCACGGTCAAAACCATGACCACCCCGCTGGTCAGCGCCATGGAGCACCGGCGGCAGGGCCGGGCGGCCCGGGAGGCCGGCGGGCCGTTTTGTTTCGCCGGCATCTCCGGCGGCAACCCCAAGCGGACCCACTGCCTGGAACAGGCGGCCAAGGCGGCTCCCAGCGACGTCAACGTGCTGCTCACCGGCCCCACGGGCGTGGGCAAGGAGCTCGTCGCCCGGGCCATCCACGACAACAGCCCCAGGCGCAACAAGGCCTTCGTGGTGGTGGACTGCGCGGCCCTGCCGTCGGGTATCGTGGAGAGCGTGCTTTTCGGCTCGGAAAAGGGCGTCTACACCGGCGCGGACCGCCGGCGCGAAGGCGTGCTGCTCAAGGCCCACGAAGGGACGCTTTTTCTCGACGAGGTGGCCGAGATGCCCCTGTCGGTGCAAAAGGCCTTTTTGCGCGTGCTCCAGGAGCGGCGGGTGCGTCCCGTGGGCGGCCTGGAGGAGGCGCTCTGCCATTTCCGGCTGGTGGCGGCCACCAACCAGGACCTGGCCGCCATGGCCGCCGAGGGGCTTTTCCGGGAGGATCTGCTGTTTCGCCTCCAGGGCGTGGGCATCGAGTTGCCCCCCCTGTCCGGCCACGCCGAGGACATCCTGGAGTTTGCCGCCCATTTCGCCGGCGAGGCGGCACGCCGGGTCGGCCTGTCCGTCCGCCCCTTTTCCGAGGATTTTTCCCGGGCCCTTTTGGCCTACCCCTGGCCCGGCAACGTGCGGGAGCTCAAGAACACCCTGGAAGGGGCCGTGGCCCTGGCCGGCGGCGACGACGTGCTGCTGCCCGTGCACCTGCCCCTGCACATCCGGGTGTGCGCGGCCCGCAACCGGGTGGCCGGCCGGGGCGGCGCCCGCGACGACGCCGCCGGGGAGGGGACCTGGCTTGCCCTGGACAACCTGCCGCGCTTCCGGGACTTCCGCGACCTGGGCGAGGCGCGCTACCTGCGGGCCCTGTCCGACCGGTTCTCCGGCGATGTCGGGCGCATGCTCGAAGTGTCGGGGCTGTCGCGCTCGCGCCTGTACGCCCTGCTCAAAAAACACGGCATCGCCGCCGTGCGCGCGTCGTAA
- a CDS encoding EF-hand domain-containing protein — MKRALVAMVAMLVLGLAGNAFAWKKPSFDRVDKNHDGVIVFEEIVVFNNGLTLAQFAILDLNKDGRIDRAEYAAMGKSAMKSGKRVKRAWWKCSGRAGMELYMRGTDLLVAGKNVEAAAALRQAVTMPLCVDYLSYAYYNLGVACMRLGDQACAKANLEKARALNVNNVVPENDFGLSGTPRKPGKP, encoded by the coding sequence ATGAAACGCGCGCTTGTGGCCATGGTGGCGATGCTGGTCCTGGGCTTGGCCGGAAACGCCTTCGCCTGGAAAAAACCGTCGTTCGACCGCGTGGACAAAAACCACGACGGGGTCATCGTGTTCGAGGAGATCGTGGTCTTCAATAACGGGCTGACCCTGGCGCAGTTCGCCATCCTGGATCTGAACAAGGACGGCAGGATCGACAGGGCCGAATACGCGGCCATGGGCAAGAGTGCGATGAAATCGGGCAAGCGCGTGAAAAGGGCCTGGTGGAAATGCTCGGGCCGAGCCGGCATGGAATTGTACATGCGCGGCACGGACCTGCTTGTGGCCGGGAAAAACGTCGAGGCGGCGGCGGCGTTGCGTCAGGCCGTGACCATGCCGCTTTGCGTGGACTATCTGAGCTACGCCTACTACAATCTGGGCGTGGCCTGCATGCGCCTTGGCGACCAGGCCTGCGCCAAGGCCAACCTGGAAAAGGCCAGGGCGCTCAATGTCAACAACGTGGTCCCGGAAAACGACTTCGGCCTTTCCGGCACGCCGCGAAAACCCGGCAAGCCCTGA
- a CDS encoding GDSL-type esterase/lipase family protein encodes MVSAWFRVGVVSAALLFLAVGEAWAKTVFLGGSQTAGWKYVGGFSDVVNKAAVSNTTAKILKSLNSVIVMKPEKVFILEGINEIWSPNASILSRYREILRRIHQGSPKTVVFVQSVLPVVNRPDLSNDKIRELNDGLRALCAELPGCVYIDLYSHFAVAGALNETLTTDGVHLRPDGYKLWHALIEKYVSLPNEELQRPEILAGLAGQPGTAPTAN; translated from the coding sequence ATGGTTTCGGCATGGTTTCGGGTCGGCGTCGTTTCGGCGGCGCTTCTTTTTTTGGCCGTCGGCGAAGCCTGGGCCAAGACGGTTTTCCTGGGGGGCAGCCAGACGGCTGGCTGGAAATATGTAGGTGGCTTTTCCGATGTGGTCAACAAGGCGGCCGTTAGCAATACCACAGCAAAGATATTGAAAAGCCTCAATTCCGTGATCGTCATGAAGCCGGAGAAGGTGTTCATCCTGGAAGGGATCAACGAAATCTGGAGCCCCAACGCCAGCATCCTCTCGCGCTACCGCGAGATCCTGCGCCGCATCCACCAGGGCTCGCCCAAGACCGTCGTTTTCGTGCAGAGCGTGCTGCCCGTGGTCAACAGGCCCGATCTGTCCAACGACAAGATCCGCGAACTCAACGACGGCCTGCGGGCGCTTTGCGCCGAGCTGCCCGGCTGCGTCTATATCGACCTGTACAGCCACTTCGCCGTGGCCGGTGCCCTCAACGAAACCTTGACCACCGACGGCGTGCACCTGCGTCCGGACGGCTACAAGCTGTGGCACGCGCTCATCGAGAAGTACGTTTCCCTGCCCAACGAGGAACTCCAGCGGCCCGAGATCCTGGCCGGGCTGGCCGGGCAGCCGGGGACGGCGCCCACGGCCAACTGA
- a CDS encoding PilZ domain-containing protein has protein sequence MTAQAKTSRRLMEEAIVQRSRCYLALPETLTGLGELACAILEASTRGLVLESVGKTACGPHWAGLPVTGFFRVTLRRGRPEETFYTFDSRIREAAAGRAGTARLLLDEPRALVFGQRRKSLRLEPEPGQVRSAFLWRYEKGAGFVRNAPSLRDGDFQSGQARLADISAGGLRLCLRGALLRERCLELPKGQRVVVHLELNEPRVSGENAFWIVARVRHAAKDGLSGDTSLGLEFLASGNLDHTAGKIRWQPVQDHVIPGLTDIFFHWDLDKRRGRLL, from the coding sequence ATGACCGCGCAAGCCAAGACGTCCCGCCGCCTCATGGAAGAAGCCATCGTCCAGCGTTCCCGCTGCTACCTGGCCCTGCCCGAAACCCTCACCGGCCTGGGCGAACTCGCCTGCGCCATCCTGGAAGCCTCCACGCGGGGGCTGGTGCTCGAAAGCGTCGGCAAAACCGCCTGCGGCCCCCATTGGGCGGGCCTGCCGGTGACGGGATTTTTCCGGGTGACGCTGCGGCGGGGTCGCCCCGAGGAGACCTTCTACACCTTCGACAGCCGCATCCGGGAGGCGGCCGCCGGCCGCGCCGGAACGGCCCGGCTCCTCCTGGACGAGCCCCGGGCCCTGGTCTTCGGCCAGCGACGCAAGAGCCTGCGCCTGGAACCGGAACCGGGGCAGGTCAGGTCGGCCTTTTTGTGGCGCTACGAAAAGGGCGCGGGCTTCGTCCGCAACGCCCCGTCCCTGCGCGACGGCGATTTCCAGTCCGGGCAGGCCAGGCTGGCCGACATCTCCGCCGGGGGACTGCGCCTGTGCCTGCGCGGGGCGCTGCTGCGCGAACGCTGCCTGGAACTGCCCAAGGGACAGCGGGTGGTGGTCCATCTGGAACTGAACGAACCGCGCGTATCCGGCGAGAACGCCTTCTGGATCGTGGCCCGTGTGCGCCACGCCGCCAAGGACGGCCTGTCCGGGGACACGTCGCTCGGCCTGGAATTCCTGGCCAGCGGCAACCTCGACCACACGGCCGGCAAGATCCGCTGGCAGCCCGTGCAGGACCACGTGATCCCGGGGCTCACGGACATCTTCTTCCACTGGGACCTGGACAAGCGGCGCGGCCGGCTCCTGTGA
- a CDS encoding lysylphosphatidylglycerol synthase transmembrane domain-containing protein translates to MNARFSLILRLALTGGCLAYALWGVDLAGLGRALGAFRAVPVAVYVAVSLLVVVLPGLRLRYLMAGAVGPLVGVWACLIGLGLNNVLPARLGEMAKALYLRRESGASLGHALEAVFWERFFDVNALLVLGAAVAALLGRGLVLYPLLAFVGGVWCFLILLRLAPGAAHGLLRFVPMERLRLFAAEMLGLLQSSLRLGFLARLGLWTVAAWCGYLALYGLGLCWMAGLPFDVRLILTVFVVATLGFALPGAPGGMGVFEASMVLALGWFGVDRDRAFAVALAMHLLQYIPVTAVGLWRVGASGMSLRELRGKAGEAA, encoded by the coding sequence ATGAACGCACGCTTTTCCTTGATCCTGCGTCTGGCCCTCACCGGGGGCTGCCTCGCCTATGCCCTGTGGGGGGTGGACCTGGCCGGGCTTGGCCGCGCCCTGGGCGCCTTTCGCGCCGTGCCCGTGGCCGTCTATGTCGCCGTGTCCCTGCTTGTCGTGGTGCTGCCGGGCTTGCGGCTGCGCTACCTTATGGCCGGGGCCGTCGGGCCGCTTGTCGGCGTGTGGGCCTGCCTGATCGGCCTGGGGCTCAACAACGTGTTGCCGGCCAGGCTGGGCGAGATGGCCAAGGCCCTGTACCTGCGCCGGGAAAGCGGGGCCTCGTTGGGGCATGCCCTGGAGGCCGTGTTCTGGGAGCGGTTTTTCGACGTCAACGCCCTGCTCGTTCTCGGCGCGGCCGTGGCGGCGCTGCTGGGCCGGGGGCTCGTGCTGTATCCGCTCCTGGCCTTTGTCGGCGGGGTCTGGTGCTTCCTGATCCTGCTGCGGCTGGCGCCGGGCGCGGCCCACGGGCTGCTGCGCTTTGTGCCCATGGAGCGGCTGCGGCTTTTCGCCGCCGAGATGCTCGGGCTGTTGCAGTCCAGCCTGCGTCTGGGCTTTCTGGCCCGGCTGGGGCTGTGGACGGTCGCGGCCTGGTGCGGCTACCTGGCCCTGTACGGCCTGGGTCTGTGCTGGATGGCCGGGCTGCCGTTCGATGTCCGCCTGATCCTCACGGTCTTCGTCGTGGCCACGCTGGGCTTCGCCCTGCCGGGCGCGCCGGGGGGCATGGGCGTGTTCGAGGCTTCCATGGTGCTGGCCCTGGGCTGGTTCGGCGTGGACCGGGACCGGGCCTTTGCCGTGGCCCTGGCCATGCATCTGCTCCAGTACATCCCCGTGACCGCCGTCGGCCTGTGGCGGGTGGGGGCCAGCGGCATGAGCCTGCGGGAGCTGCGGGGCAAGGCCGGGGAAGCGGCCTGA
- a CDS encoding cytochrome C: MKRIATVLGALVLCAVAAAALAAGDAAKGEALVKGCACHKSKGDLNGVDAATLTAKMLAYKDGKGDNKAMIAIMQKQSPENIDDLAAYYAAQPKP; the protein is encoded by the coding sequence ATGAAACGCATCGCAACGGTTTTGGGCGCGCTGGTTCTGTGCGCCGTGGCCGCGGCCGCCTTGGCCGCCGGGGACGCGGCCAAGGGCGAGGCCCTGGTCAAGGGCTGCGCCTGCCACAAGAGCAAGGGCGACCTCAACGGCGTGGACGCCGCGACGCTGACGGCAAAAATGCTGGCCTACAAGGACGGCAAGGGCGACAACAAGGCCATGATCGCGATCATGCAGAAACAATCGCCTGAAAATATTGACGATCTCGCCGCTTATTACGCCGCGCAACCCAAGCCGTGA
- a CDS encoding DsbA family protein yields the protein MPPRIISALAVTLLLFACAPASPDKTLRQTMREHPDMVLDALSERKAELFALVVAGQQENQDALRQAKQAEELKKPLAPAVDPARAMRGPADAQTLVVVYSDFLCPYCAQGAKTLKEFEARHPDSVRVLFKHYATDDLSRQAALVYEALAAQDPKLAFAFHDAVFAAQREIEQAGEPSLYALAVKLGADIPHLKKDLKNPALAKRIDGDVAEARAFGIEGTPTFVINGVSVRGAAPLGEFEDVLRQVSRGGGEEAPCDTCNKKAK from the coding sequence ATGCCGCCCCGCATCATTTCCGCCCTGGCCGTCACCCTGCTCCTTTTCGCCTGCGCCCCCGCCTCCCCGGACAAGACCCTGCGCCAGACCATGCGGGAACACCCCGACATGGTCCTCGACGCCCTGTCCGAGCGCAAGGCCGAACTCTTCGCCCTGGTGGTCGCCGGCCAGCAGGAAAACCAGGACGCCCTGCGTCAGGCCAAGCAGGCCGAAGAGCTCAAAAAACCCCTGGCCCCGGCCGTGGATCCGGCCCGGGCCATGCGCGGGCCGGCCGACGCCCAGACCCTGGTCGTGGTCTACTCCGATTTCCTGTGCCCCTACTGTGCCCAGGGCGCCAAGACCCTCAAGGAATTCGAGGCCCGCCACCCCGATTCGGTGCGCGTGCTGTTCAAGCATTACGCCACCGACGACCTGTCCCGGCAGGCGGCGCTGGTCTACGAGGCCCTGGCCGCCCAGGACCCCAAGCTCGCCTTCGCCTTCCACGACGCGGTCTTCGCGGCCCAGCGCGAGATCGAGCAGGCCGGCGAGCCGTCGCTCTACGCCCTGGCCGTCAAACTCGGGGCCGACATCCCGCACCTCAAAAAGGACCTCAAAAACCCGGCCCTGGCCAAGCGCATCGACGGCGACGTGGCCGAGGCCCGGGCCTTCGGTATCGAGGGGACGCCGACGTTCGTCATAAACGGCGTGTCCGTGCGCGGCGCGGCGCCCCTCGGCGAATTCGAGGACGTGCTGCGCCAGGTGTCCCGGGGCGGCGGCGAGGAAGCCCCCTGCGACACCTGCAACAAAAAGGCGAAGTAA
- a CDS encoding SPOR domain-containing protein yields MPGFAPPYRLVAACLILAALAWPHPARAGVRAAVAPAPAGEAGPVGGVFEACGALAAEPGLVEAWPGAMAVRLGEAVEPSDKGLGCRFVLPGKPGGKAVAVEARLTRPSADGDGQAVDRWFVPARPGEPAVAAYAFFPLGPPAPGPWRLELAAGDKPLGAWNFIVSPPSAAAQTPAEAPGAPGVAASIPIASPPASSPSAASPAAPAKPGPEADPASPKPPPAKAAPTAAPSRGLPSAATGSAAARPREAAKGFVALQTGLFADAENAAALAARLRARGMPACVAKEGQGANARHRVLAGRFGDRRTALASREAVRAAVGVWPLVVEVDAAKAGGLRCH; encoded by the coding sequence ATGCCCGGTTTCGCCCCTCCGTACCGCCTCGTTGCGGCCTGCCTGATCCTGGCCGCCCTGGCCTGGCCGCACCCGGCCCGCGCCGGGGTCCGGGCCGCCGTGGCGCCCGCGCCCGCCGGCGAGGCCGGCCCGGTGGGCGGCGTTTTCGAGGCCTGCGGCGCCCTGGCCGCGGAACCGGGGCTGGTCGAGGCCTGGCCCGGGGCCATGGCCGTGCGGCTGGGCGAGGCGGTGGAACCTTCCGACAAGGGCCTGGGCTGCCGCTTTGTGTTGCCGGGCAAGCCCGGCGGCAAGGCCGTGGCCGTCGAGGCCCGGCTGACCCGGCCATCGGCGGACGGCGACGGGCAGGCCGTGGACCGCTGGTTCGTGCCGGCCCGGCCCGGCGAACCGGCCGTGGCCGCCTATGCCTTTTTTCCCCTCGGCCCCCCCGCGCCCGGCCCGTGGCGGCTGGAACTGGCGGCGGGCGACAAGCCGCTTGGCGCCTGGAATTTTATCGTGTCGCCGCCCTCGGCCGCGGCACAGACGCCGGCGGAGGCGCCCGGCGCGCCCGGGGTCGCCGCTTCCATCCCGATCGCGTCCCCGCCCGCTTCTTCGCCGTCCGCCGCCTCGCCCGCCGCCCCGGCCAAACCCGGCCCCGAGGCCGACCCAGCCTCCCCCAAGCCGCCGCCGGCCAAGGCCGCGCCCACCGCCGCCCCGTCCCGGGGATTGCCTTCGGCCGCGACCGGAAGCGCCGCCGCCAGGCCCCGGGAGGCGGCCAAAGGCTTTGTCGCCCTGCAAACCGGCCTTTTCGCCGATGCCGAAAACGCCGCCGCCCTGGCCGCCAGGCTGCGGGCCAGGGGAATGCCGGCCTGCGTGGCCAAGGAGGGGCAGGGCGCCAACGCCCGTCACCGGGTCCTGGCCGGCCGTTTCGGCGACCGGCGCACCGCCCTGGCCTCCCGGGAAGCGGTGCGCGCGGCGGTCGGCGTTTGGCCGCTGGTCGTGGAGGTGGATGCCGCCAAGGCCGGAGGGCTTCGCTGCCACTGA